In a genomic window of Methylobacter sp. YRD-M1:
- the rsgA gene encoding ribosome small subunit-dependent GTPase A, whose product MAELLEGLVLSHLGQGIAVETDGKIYLCQTRRRLDTVAVGDKVLWMQSAPDQGRIEEILPRRTLLARPSRNDKVRPVAANIDTVFVVFAIEPYCDFLLIDQYLAVCENHNISAALVFNKVDLGQSDAIEQELLDYQKLGYPLYRVSTRIPEHEGLQELKQALKGQVSIFAGQSGVGKSSLTNTLIPDKELKTNTISATTKHGRHTTTAATLYHMDQGGDLIDSPGVAIFGLAGLTEHQLAYGYREFQPLIDGCQFNDCRHVNDKGCAVRVAAENGEISMKRYQRFLKLREKMPPA is encoded by the coding sequence ATGGCTGAACTGCTTGAAGGCTTGGTCCTTTCCCATTTAGGCCAGGGCATAGCCGTTGAAACCGACGGCAAGATCTACCTGTGCCAGACCCGGCGGCGGCTTGATACCGTCGCCGTCGGCGATAAGGTTTTATGGATGCAATCGGCGCCCGACCAGGGCCGGATAGAAGAGATTCTGCCCAGGCGCACGTTGCTGGCGCGCCCGTCCAGAAACGACAAAGTCCGGCCGGTGGCCGCAAATATCGACACCGTTTTTGTCGTCTTTGCCATTGAACCTTATTGTGATTTTCTACTGATCGATCAATACCTGGCTGTTTGCGAGAACCATAATATCAGCGCCGCTTTAGTATTCAACAAGGTCGATCTGGGGCAGTCGGACGCTATTGAACAGGAATTGCTGGACTATCAGAAACTGGGCTACCCGTTATACCGGGTCAGCACCAGAATTCCGGAACATGAAGGTTTGCAAGAACTGAAACAGGCATTAAAAGGCCAGGTCAGCATCTTCGCCGGCCAATCTGGCGTTGGCAAATCGTCCTTAACGAATACCCTGATCCCGGATAAGGAACTCAAAACCAATACCATTTCGGCAACGACCAAACACGGGCGCCACACCACCACGGCCGCGACGCTGTATCACATGGATCAGGGCGGCGATCTGATCGACAGCCCCGGCGTAGCCATTTTTGGATTGGCAGGTCTTACCGAACATCAACTGGCTTACGGTTACCGGGAATTTCAACCGTTGATTGACGGCTGCCAGTTCAATGACTGCCGTCATGTCAATGATAAGGGCTGCGCCGTGCGGGTGGCGGCCGAAAATGGCGAGATTTCAATGAAGCGCTATCAGCGATTTTTGAAGCTTAGGGAGAAAATGCCGCCTGCATAG
- a CDS encoding M48 family metallopeptidase → MNTFTIIFIIALIISYSVQFWLSRRQAVYVKSHRAAVPEAFKDRVPLEAHQKAADYTIEKGKLGDIDSIIGVIVLLLLTVGGGINAAFEFWASFDMSARMAGIGAIATIFLVMHLIDLPTSIYQTFVIEEKFGFNKSTPKQFIKDQFLQLALSAAIGLPLLALILWIMDSIGSLWWLWTWVVLISFSLLMSWLYPTVIAPLFNKFTPMQEGSLKDRIQGLLARCGFNSQGIFIMDGSKRSGHGNAYFTGLGNNKRIVFFDTLVNSLEDEELEAVLAHELGHFKCKHVIKMLIATSLMSLISLAVLGWLINEQWFYTGLGVQQPSNAAALLLFMLVSPVFTFFMQPVMAYFQRKFEFEADDFASKNAQASKMISGLVKLYEENASTLTPDPLYSAFHYSHPPAAIRIAHLESKMQSA, encoded by the coding sequence ATGAATACCTTTACCATTATCTTTATAATCGCACTGATTATTTCCTATTCGGTTCAATTCTGGCTGTCCAGACGCCAGGCCGTTTATGTCAAAAGTCATCGCGCAGCCGTGCCCGAAGCGTTCAAAGACAGAGTCCCCCTTGAAGCTCACCAAAAAGCGGCCGACTATACCATTGAAAAAGGAAAGCTCGGCGATATCGACAGCATTATCGGTGTAATCGTCTTGCTGCTGCTGACGGTAGGCGGCGGCATCAATGCCGCTTTTGAATTCTGGGCCTCTTTTGACATGTCGGCGCGAATGGCCGGTATCGGAGCCATAGCCACCATTTTTCTGGTCATGCACCTGATTGATCTCCCGACCAGCATTTATCAGACATTCGTCATTGAAGAAAAATTCGGTTTTAACAAAAGCACTCCCAAACAGTTCATCAAAGACCAGTTTCTGCAGCTGGCTTTATCCGCAGCTATCGGCTTGCCTTTGCTGGCTCTGATTTTGTGGATTATGGACAGCATCGGCTCCCTTTGGTGGCTATGGACATGGGTAGTCCTGATCAGTTTCTCATTGCTGATGAGCTGGCTTTACCCTACCGTCATCGCGCCGCTGTTCAACAAATTCACGCCCATGCAGGAAGGCTCGCTGAAAGACCGGATCCAGGGATTGCTGGCCCGTTGCGGTTTCAACAGCCAGGGCATCTTCATCATGGACGGCTCCAAGCGCTCAGGCCATGGCAACGCCTACTTTACAGGACTTGGCAATAACAAGCGCATCGTGTTCTTTGATACGCTGGTCAATTCATTGGAAGATGAAGAACTGGAAGCCGTGCTGGCGCATGAACTGGGACATTTTAAGTGCAAGCATGTCATTAAAATGCTGATCGCCACATCGCTCATGAGCTTGATCAGCCTGGCTGTTCTTGGCTGGCTGATCAATGAGCAATGGTTCTATACCGGACTCGGCGTACAACAACCGTCCAATGCCGCAGCCTTATTGTTGTTCATGCTGGTTTCGCCTGTCTTTACCTTTTTCATGCAACCGGTCATGGCTTACTTTCAACGCAAGTTTGAATTTGAAGCCGACGATTTCGCATCGAAAAACGCTCAGGCCAGCAAAATGATCAGCGGCCTGGTCAAACTGTATGAAGAAAACGCCAGCACGCTGACTCCGGACCCGCTCTACTCGGCCTTCCACTACAGTCATCCGCCGGCGGCCATCCGTATCGCCCACCTGGAATCCAAAATGCAGAGCGCATAA